In Pelosinus sp. UFO1, one genomic interval encodes:
- the cbiT gene encoding precorrin-6Y C5,15-methyltransferase (decarboxylating) subunit CbiT, giving the protein MSYFPGIKDEDFIRGDIPMTKQEVRILVLTKAKICPTDTIIDIGAGTGSLSIEAALQASSGKVYAIERHPEGAQLIRSNAIHFGADNIEVISGSAPEALQGLPIADVIFIGGSGGHLQELLAQSNSLLKPNGRLVITAITIETLYDALHSMQAKPEFTVEAFGMQVTRIKQVKSSNMLQALNPIYIIICTKGI; this is encoded by the coding sequence ATGAGCTATTTTCCAGGGATTAAGGATGAGGACTTTATTCGTGGTGATATTCCAATGACGAAGCAAGAAGTTCGTATTTTAGTTCTTACTAAAGCGAAGATTTGTCCTACTGACACTATTATAGACATTGGGGCCGGTACTGGCTCCCTCTCAATTGAGGCGGCCTTACAAGCTAGTAGTGGTAAAGTATATGCGATCGAACGGCATCCAGAGGGAGCTCAACTAATTCGTTCTAATGCAATACATTTTGGCGCAGATAATATCGAAGTCATCTCAGGTTCCGCACCGGAGGCATTGCAGGGTCTTCCCATTGCTGATGTAATCTTTATCGGCGGGAGCGGTGGTCACTTACAAGAACTTTTAGCCCAAAGTAATAGTTTACTTAAACCGAATGGCAGATTAGTTATCACAGCTATTACTATAGAAACATTATATGATGCTTTACATAGTATGCAGGCTAAACCTGAATTTACGGTAGAAGCTTTTGGTATGCAAGTAACACGTATAAAACAAGTGAAAAGCAGTAATATGTTGCAAGCATTAAATCCAATCTATATCATTATATGTACTAAAGGTATATAA
- the cbiE gene encoding precorrin-6y C5,15-methyltransferase (decarboxylating) subunit CbiE yields the protein MEHKIIVVGIGPGSPDYILPVASRIIAQADVLVGSQRALITFAPKHATVKVIDRDISGVLTFIATSLSQSDVVVMVSGDPGFYSFLATLKTKFTSERITVIPGISSMQLAFARITAIWQDARLISMHGRTANDNDLNYAPDKKLGILTDYEQDPKFIAGVLIDHGWPLNAKVWLCANLSYENEEIKHSTLSEVKMLDGFTHCVMVVAA from the coding sequence ATGGAACATAAAATAATAGTAGTAGGAATTGGACCAGGATCACCTGATTATATATTGCCAGTGGCTAGTCGCATAATTGCCCAGGCAGACGTACTAGTTGGAAGTCAACGAGCTCTTATAACATTTGCACCTAAACATGCAACGGTTAAAGTTATCGATCGAGATATCAGTGGCGTTTTAACGTTCATCGCTACATCCCTTTCGCAAAGTGATGTAGTGGTAATGGTTTCAGGTGATCCGGGTTTTTACAGTTTCCTAGCTACTCTTAAAACTAAATTTACGTCAGAACGTATTACCGTTATCCCAGGAATAAGCTCTATGCAGTTAGCTTTCGCCCGTATAACTGCTATATGGCAAGATGCACGTCTTATCAGTATGCATGGTCGCACAGCCAATGATAATGATTTAAATTATGCTCCTGACAAAAAGCTCGGCATTCTAACTGATTATGAACAAGATCCAAAGTTTATTGCGGGCGTACTCATAGATCATGGTTGGCCGTTAAATGCAAAAGTATGGTTGTGTGCTAATTTGTCTTATGAAAATGAAGAGATTAAGCATTCAACTCTAAGTGAAGTAAAAATGCTAGATGGGTTTACTCATTGTGTAATGGTGGTGGCAGCATGA
- the cbiD gene encoding cobalt-precorrin-5B (C(1))-methyltransferase CbiD gives MQKKMKSGITTGTCAAAATKAALLAWSGQLPTTVHVTSPQGQNIHVKIATCQPLYNGGKASIIKDAGDDPDVTNGTMIFAEVEINKTSEIILKAGVGVGFVTKPGLSVAVGQPAINPGPRKMIMQAIQDVLPTGCGVSVTISIPDGERLAQRTLNPTLGIVGGLSIIGTTGIVEPMSEEAFKNSLSPQISMVKALGYNQIVFAPGKMGQEIAINRYNLPREAVIQTSNFVGHMLESAVHYGMEQVLLFGHLGKIVKVAAGIFHTHNRMADARFETLAAYMASLGAPQSAIQEVLDCNTTESAMPIITKYKLHEVYRVIAQRASIRAERYIFGDLRVGTAMITLKGDILATDDTAQEIGGNLGWNIK, from the coding sequence TTGCAAAAAAAAATGAAGTCTGGAATTACTACTGGCACTTGTGCCGCTGCAGCAACTAAAGCTGCATTATTAGCATGGTCCGGGCAATTGCCTACTACTGTACATGTAACCTCACCACAGGGACAAAATATCCATGTAAAAATTGCAACATGTCAGCCCTTATATAATGGAGGAAAGGCAAGTATCATTAAGGATGCAGGAGATGATCCTGATGTTACAAATGGTACAATGATCTTTGCTGAAGTAGAAATCAATAAAACGAGTGAGATAATCCTAAAAGCTGGAGTTGGAGTGGGGTTTGTTACCAAACCAGGTTTATCTGTAGCTGTTGGTCAGCCCGCTATTAACCCTGGACCTCGTAAAATGATCATGCAAGCAATACAAGATGTATTACCTACTGGTTGTGGTGTAAGTGTTACTATTTCAATACCTGATGGTGAAAGGTTAGCACAACGAACTTTAAATCCAACATTAGGCATTGTAGGCGGTTTATCCATTATTGGTACTACTGGTATAGTGGAACCAATGTCAGAAGAAGCCTTTAAAAATTCATTATCACCACAGATTTCTATGGTAAAGGCATTAGGATATAATCAAATTGTCTTTGCTCCTGGAAAAATGGGACAAGAAATCGCCATCAATCGATATAATCTCCCTAGAGAAGCAGTAATACAAACTAGCAATTTTGTCGGACATATGTTGGAAAGTGCTGTACATTATGGTATGGAGCAAGTATTGTTATTTGGCCATTTGGGAAAAATTGTAAAAGTGGCTGCAGGGATTTTTCATACCCATAATCGTATGGCTGATGCTCGTTTTGAAACACTGGCTGCCTATATGGCTTCCCTAGGCGCACCGCAGTCTGCGATACAAGAAGTATTAGACTGTAATACTACGGAATCTGCTATGCCAATTATTACAAAATACAAATTGCATGAAGTGTACCGCGTAATTGCCCAAAGAGCCAGCATACGTGCTGAGCGTTATATCTTTGGTGATCTAAGAGTGGGTACTGCTATGATTACTCTTAAAGGAGATATATTAGCAACTGATGATACCGCACAAGAAATTGGAGGCAATCTAGGATGGAACATAAAATAA
- a CDS encoding glycosyltransferase family 39 protein: protein MAKRLTMLLLFLSSLTFFLSFNASLPISDPVESNYALTAKEMVLTGDWMSPQIYGHYWFDKPIMVYWLLAISFKIFGITDFAARFPAGLFSAASVTFTYWFGQKIFSNTKTALLSSLVLATSLEFWVLAKMVITDSILFFYTSITLAMLYLGLKNTGSKWYVSLAYMAAGLAVLTKGPVGLVLPGLIICSYIMISRQWQLFRKVFILPGIFAFLIIAAPWYVKMYQLHGTNFLDTFLGLHNYLRATVSEHPKDNVFYYYLVLFPISLLPWSGIFIKSMGVVRKELSSSQLIYLTNWSILTIIFYTMMATKYPTYVFPASFPAALLIGYTLGKMQSLKDRKVWWWLSIPAIALLLLISLSSRFIPTAASWTMLYIGAFVSIALILWKQLKGNVYHLPQIIAIVTVIMNLFLIHNGLIPLAETRSAKSISAELPAERARIASYGEYSTSAVFYSGYNIPRLIHEEEPQQLGTWAGKYTMPTQTIREFTSDTSMSYILVSNKDNRNFMNEPFSKQFSPVATRNAITLYQRVANHND from the coding sequence ATGGCAAAGCGCTTAACAATGTTGTTGCTTTTTCTTTCATCATTAACCTTTTTTCTATCCTTTAATGCCTCTCTCCCAATAAGCGACCCTGTAGAATCCAATTATGCATTAACAGCTAAAGAAATGGTACTGACTGGTGATTGGATGTCGCCTCAAATTTATGGACATTATTGGTTTGATAAACCGATTATGGTCTATTGGTTGCTTGCTATAAGTTTTAAGATATTTGGTATTACTGATTTTGCCGCACGTTTTCCTGCCGGATTATTTAGCGCTGCTAGTGTAACTTTTACTTACTGGTTTGGACAAAAAATTTTTAGTAATACCAAAACCGCACTCTTAAGCTCTTTAGTATTAGCAACCTCCTTAGAATTTTGGGTATTAGCTAAAATGGTTATTACTGATTCTATCTTATTTTTTTATACTAGTATTACTTTAGCTATGTTATATCTCGGTCTGAAAAATACTGGTTCGAAATGGTATGTTTCATTAGCTTATATGGCCGCGGGACTGGCCGTATTAACCAAAGGTCCTGTTGGCCTTGTGCTACCAGGATTAATTATCTGTAGTTATATAATGATTTCTCGCCAATGGCAGCTATTTAGAAAGGTATTTATTCTCCCTGGGATCTTTGCCTTTTTAATAATTGCTGCTCCTTGGTATGTTAAGATGTACCAATTACACGGTACAAATTTTCTTGATACCTTTTTGGGATTACATAACTATCTTCGTGCCACAGTGTCCGAACATCCTAAAGATAATGTCTTTTATTATTATCTAGTCCTATTTCCCATCAGCTTATTACCTTGGTCAGGAATTTTCATTAAATCAATGGGTGTTGTTAGAAAAGAACTTTCGTCATCTCAGCTAATTTATTTAACAAATTGGTCTATTCTAACGATTATTTTTTACACAATGATGGCTACTAAATATCCTACATATGTTTTCCCTGCATCCTTTCCCGCAGCCTTACTAATTGGCTATACTTTAGGGAAAATGCAAAGTCTGAAGGATCGAAAGGTTTGGTGGTGGCTATCCATTCCAGCCATTGCGCTATTACTTCTTATTTCGCTAAGTAGTCGATTTATCCCAACTGCAGCTAGTTGGACAATGCTATATATTGGTGCTTTCGTTTCAATTGCTTTAATACTTTGGAAACAATTAAAAGGAAATGTCTATCACTTGCCACAGATAATAGCAATAGTAACCGTAATTATGAATTTATTCCTAATTCATAATGGCCTTATACCATTAGCAGAAACACGCTCTGCTAAAAGTATCTCTGCTGAGTTACCAGCAGAAAGGGCTAGAATAGCCTCCTATGGTGAATATTCAACATCGGCGGTGTTTTATAGTGGCTATAATATTCCTCGATTAATACATGAAGAAGAACCGCAGCAACTAGGTACTTGGGCAGGAAAATATACAATGCCTACGCAAACGATCAGAGAATTTACTTCTGATACCAGTATGTCGTATATATTGGTCTCAAATAAAGATAACAGGAATTTTATGAATGAACCTTTTTCTAAGCAGTTTTCTCCAGTCGCTACACGTAATGCGATAACACTATATCAGCGAGTGGCCAATCACAATGATTGA
- a CDS encoding glycosyltransferase family 39 protein, which yields MFNKLGTGFWLVAIITIFIVFSNLGGIPLLDPDEPVYAETPKEMFAFNEFVSPRIFGEYWYDKPPMYYWLVAASYKILGVNEFAARFPSAALAVVCALVVYWSGRRLFNERTGMVSALVLATSIEYFYLGKAAVTDITLVLFLSLSLLSFIEKRYYTAYIFAGLATLTKGPIGLLFPGGIIFFYLLVTRNWSLLKSMKIPSGLLVYALIAAPWYIIMYKIHGSIFIDTFLGFHNITRFTSPEHPELVLWYYYIPVLVLGFFPWTTIMLQSIWASLTASNRNFSTLLFLNIWALFIFVFFTISQTKLVSYILPMYPPLAMIVGWYIDMIWSRKNIRFTSWPILLGLLTILFTAGMILGSKTMPILQLGIYITSGIFIVMALLIAYFAWMKEIGRAFWTQIIAMVSFSMVLVFMLFPLAAPNFTTKHIAQEFTKQYDGTSPVYIIKFLHPGFTFYTNVYGFELKKDDDLNQYIQESPRAYFLLRQAEYDRLTNKSIQLLTVLSVIDDKILLLKK from the coding sequence ATGTTTAATAAATTGGGAACTGGCTTTTGGCTAGTAGCCATAATTACTATATTTATAGTATTTTCTAATCTAGGCGGGATACCATTGCTAGATCCTGACGAACCTGTCTATGCAGAGACGCCTAAAGAAATGTTTGCTTTTAATGAGTTTGTCTCTCCACGTATTTTTGGTGAGTATTGGTATGATAAACCGCCAATGTATTATTGGTTAGTAGCTGCATCTTATAAAATATTAGGTGTTAATGAATTTGCTGCACGTTTTCCCTCTGCTGCCTTGGCTGTAGTCTGCGCTCTAGTGGTATATTGGTCAGGGCGCCGTTTATTTAATGAACGGACTGGAATGGTTAGTGCTTTAGTATTAGCTACAAGTATCGAATACTTTTATCTAGGTAAAGCTGCTGTAACTGATATTACCTTAGTTTTATTTCTTTCTCTTTCTCTGTTATCTTTTATTGAAAAAAGATATTATACCGCTTATATTTTTGCTGGTTTGGCAACATTAACGAAAGGCCCCATTGGCCTATTGTTCCCCGGTGGAATTATCTTTTTTTACTTACTGGTTACAAGAAATTGGTCTCTGCTAAAGAGCATGAAAATACCCTCTGGGTTGCTTGTCTATGCACTTATAGCTGCCCCGTGGTATATTATCATGTATAAGATCCATGGTAGTATTTTTATAGATACCTTTCTTGGTTTTCATAATATCACAAGATTTACGTCTCCTGAACATCCCGAGTTAGTACTATGGTATTATTATATTCCAGTTCTTGTACTTGGCTTTTTTCCCTGGACGACTATTATGCTACAGTCCATATGGGCATCTTTGACTGCCAGTAATAGGAATTTTTCAACCCTATTATTCTTAAATATTTGGGCACTATTTATTTTTGTCTTTTTTACAATTTCTCAGACTAAGTTAGTCTCTTACATTTTACCTATGTATCCACCTTTAGCGATGATAGTAGGGTGGTACATTGATATGATATGGTCACGCAAAAACATACGTTTTACAAGCTGGCCAATCCTATTGGGTCTTTTAACAATACTTTTTACAGCCGGTATGATTCTCGGTAGCAAAACCATGCCCATACTACAACTTGGAATCTATATAACCTCTGGAATTTTCATTGTAATGGCATTATTAATAGCCTATTTTGCATGGATGAAAGAAATAGGCCGTGCCTTTTGGACTCAAATCATTGCTATGGTTTCATTTTCTATGGTGTTAGTTTTTATGTTATTCCCTTTAGCCGCACCAAATTTTACAACTAAACATATTGCGCAAGAGTTTACGAAACAGTATGATGGTACATCTCCAGTATATATTATTAAATTCTTACACCCAGGTTTTACATTCTATACAAATGTTTATGGATTTGAGTTAAAGAAAGATGATGATCTAAATCAATATATTCAAGAAAGTCCAAGGGCATATTTTCTCCTTAGACAAGCTGAATATGATCGTTTAACAAACAAAAGCATCCAATTACTTACGGTTTTATCTGTTATTGACGATAAAATTTTACTACTCAAAAAATAG
- a CDS encoding SDR family NAD(P)-dependent oxidoreductase — translation MKVLVTGGAGFIGSHVVDRLIQENCQVVIIDNLSTGLLENINKAAQFVQMDIRSNQVLDLFVKEKFDYVIHLAAQTMVHKSLEMPDYDCDVNISGTVNLLEACRKTNVKRIVFSSTAAVYGNATNLPVKEATPKGPTSFYGLSKLTCENYLSLYNQVYGLEFMILRYANVYGERQGDGGEGGVISIFARKIHHHQPVTIFGDGSQTRDFIYVGDIANANYQSLLSSYSNKICNISTQTETSVNTLIEYMAKVAGKTVTRVYAEMREGDIYKSSLSNCAAQEYLNWNPAMPLIEGLSKTYNSLI, via the coding sequence ATGAAAGTTTTAGTAACTGGGGGAGCCGGTTTTATTGGCTCACATGTAGTAGACCGACTAATACAAGAAAATTGCCAGGTTGTCATCATTGATAATTTGAGTACTGGGTTACTCGAGAACATCAATAAAGCAGCCCAATTTGTTCAAATGGATATACGTAGTAATCAAGTACTTGATTTATTTGTAAAAGAAAAATTTGATTATGTAATTCATTTAGCTGCTCAAACTATGGTGCATAAATCTTTGGAAATGCCGGATTATGATTGTGATGTAAATATATCCGGTACGGTTAACCTTTTAGAAGCCTGCCGTAAAACAAATGTTAAACGAATCGTATTTTCCTCCACGGCAGCTGTCTACGGCAATGCAACAAACTTACCAGTAAAAGAAGCAACCCCAAAAGGGCCTACTTCTTTTTATGGCTTAAGTAAGTTAACTTGTGAAAACTACTTATCCTTATATAACCAAGTATATGGTCTTGAATTTATGATATTACGCTATGCAAATGTTTATGGCGAGCGCCAGGGAGATGGCGGAGAAGGTGGAGTTATTAGCATTTTTGCGCGCAAAATTCACCATCATCAGCCCGTAACAATCTTTGGTGACGGTAGCCAAACACGTGATTTTATTTATGTAGGAGATATAGCTAATGCTAATTACCAATCCTTATTATCTAGTTATTCGAATAAGATTTGTAACATTAGCACACAAACTGAAACAAGCGTTAATACATTAATAGAATATATGGCAAAAGTTGCTGGCAAAACAGTGACAAGGGTCTATGCTGAAATGCGTGAAGGTGATATTTATAAGTCTTCCTTGTCAAATTGTGCAGCCCAGGAATACTTAAACTGGAATCCAGCTATGCCATTAATTGAAGGTTTGTCTAAAACATATAATTCTCTTATCTAG
- a CDS encoding lysylphosphatidylglycerol synthase transmembrane domain-containing protein — MTKFYQRLILLLLLVGGISAIVIYFTVDIHTLRHLNSFQPWSLVLAIVFLVIGLYFDGVRLMHLVRISGERISLIEAVQVVFGNYFLALLTPGAAGGAVAQVMFLRKAGVPTAKATVLVVVRTLLSIIFLLFLVPVVFYYDPEIMPGLTDNMLAIASGLLVVSILGIIWLFRTSLPNYLLVVLTKKLNHNYRRRVFAIYRDVRGAVFMLSSAPTSMGRVFIESAISLLALYSIVPILFMGMGVSVNLPQIIGRMILLNILLYFAPTPGGSGIAEGGFIFLFSNFLPSGTVGIAAVAWRIIVEYLPFIIGLYFTVKVFGQNFLVNHIK; from the coding sequence ATGACTAAGTTTTATCAACGCCTAATTCTCCTATTACTGTTAGTTGGTGGTATCTCTGCTATTGTAATTTACTTTACAGTCGATATTCATACTTTACGCCATCTCAATAGTTTTCAGCCCTGGTCCTTAGTACTGGCTATTGTTTTTTTAGTAATTGGTTTATATTTTGATGGAGTCCGTCTCATGCACCTTGTACGTATTTCTGGTGAAAGAATAAGCTTAATAGAGGCTGTGCAAGTTGTTTTTGGCAATTATTTTTTAGCACTATTAACACCCGGAGCAGCCGGTGGGGCCGTAGCACAAGTCATGTTCTTACGCAAGGCGGGGGTACCTACAGCAAAGGCCACTGTTCTAGTAGTCGTTAGAACACTGCTATCTATTATATTTTTATTATTTTTAGTTCCCGTTGTTTTTTATTATGACCCTGAAATTATGCCAGGTCTAACAGACAATATGCTGGCTATAGCGTCTGGCTTACTTGTTGTGAGTATCTTAGGAATCATCTGGCTATTCCGTACTAGTCTACCTAATTATTTATTGGTTGTGCTTACAAAGAAACTAAATCACAATTATCGCCGCCGAGTCTTCGCGATATATCGTGATGTACGAGGTGCTGTCTTTATGCTATCATCAGCTCCAACAAGTATGGGTAGAGTTTTTATTGAATCAGCCATAAGTCTGTTGGCTTTATATAGCATTGTGCCAATATTATTCATGGGTATGGGTGTTTCTGTAAATTTACCACAAATTATTGGGAGAATGATATTACTAAACATTCTATTATACTTTGCACCGACACCAGGAGGCTCGGGTATCGCGGAAGGTGGCTTTATCTTTTTATTTAGCAACTTTTTACCCTCAGGCACAGTTGGAATCGCTGCTGTAGCCTGGCGAATAATAGTAGAATATTTACCGTTTATTATCGGCTTATATTTCACAGTAAAGGTTTTTGGTCAAAATTTCTTAGTTAACCATATAAAATAG
- a CDS encoding ChbG/HpnK family deacetylase: MKRLIINADDFGLNEMINVGIIQGHTAGIITSTTIMACGKAFDHAVPLALDNKELGIGVHLTLVGERPVCNPSTIPSLVDKEGSLSPQYPQFLKRFCLGQIKLDDIKKELTAQVQKVADCGLPITHLDSHQHMHIVPGIIDITIELAKKFSIKAVRIPSEPYLFLGGYPFSTSRIVARAGLTCLAQIARKKIIERGLIAPNHFFGMLAGGNMHEEFLLQIINNLPEGISEIMMHPGANESILHTMYNWNYHWQAELNAITSKTVRQQITNRDIQLISFGELGND, from the coding sequence ATGAAACGATTAATCATAAATGCTGATGATTTTGGACTTAATGAAATGATAAATGTCGGAATTATTCAAGGGCATACAGCAGGAATTATAACCAGTACAACCATCATGGCCTGTGGTAAAGCCTTTGATCATGCTGTTCCACTAGCTTTAGATAATAAGGAATTAGGTATTGGTGTACATCTAACCTTAGTAGGAGAGAGACCAGTATGTAACCCTAGCACAATACCATCATTGGTAGATAAGGAAGGATCCTTATCACCCCAATATCCCCAATTTTTAAAACGTTTTTGCTTAGGACAGATAAAACTTGATGATATCAAAAAAGAACTAACCGCTCAAGTACAAAAGGTAGCAGATTGTGGATTACCTATCACGCATTTAGATAGCCACCAACATATGCATATTGTACCTGGCATCATTGATATTACTATCGAATTAGCTAAAAAATTTAGTATTAAAGCAGTACGTATTCCTTCTGAACCATATCTCTTTTTAGGCGGATATCCTTTTTCTACTTCGCGAATTGTGGCTCGTGCAGGCTTAACTTGTCTGGCCCAAATAGCTCGTAAAAAGATAATAGAGCGGGGACTCATTGCACCAAACCATTTTTTTGGTATGTTAGCAGGAGGTAATATGCATGAAGAATTTTTATTGCAAATTATTAATAACTTACCTGAAGGTATATCAGAAATCATGATGCACCCAGGAGCTAATGAATCAATCTTACATACTATGTATAACTGGAATTACCATTGGCAAGCAGAATTAAACGCCATTACAAGCAAAACTGTACGCCAACAGATTACAAATCGTGATATACAATTAATTTCATTTGGGGAGTTAGGAAATGACTAA
- the folE2 gene encoding GTP cyclohydrolase FolE2: protein MKDVQNISDDRGIAIQNVGVSGVHLPFLIKTKTDSFQSVLATINLTVDLPKEYKGTHMSRFIEILSEWSQKPISSREMESILIDTLNKLDAEYAQMEIHFKYFIDKVAPISGLKSMLDVDCSFSAKLTKGRPLDFTLGVAVPFTSLCPCSKEISKYGAHNQRGLMKVKIKYTSGKFIWIEDLVALMEAQGSCPIYPLLKREDEKYVTEHAYENAKFVEDILRDLVLALRQQKFISWFEIQCENYESIHNHSAYAKHVEHVNN, encoded by the coding sequence TTGAAAGACGTTCAGAATATCTCAGATGATCGTGGTATTGCGATTCAAAATGTAGGTGTCAGTGGTGTACACTTACCATTTCTTATCAAAACTAAAACAGACTCTTTTCAGTCTGTTTTAGCTACGATAAATCTTACTGTGGATTTACCAAAAGAATATAAGGGTACCCATATGAGCCGTTTCATCGAAATCTTAAGTGAATGGAGCCAAAAGCCCATATCTAGTCGCGAAATGGAATCTATACTAATAGATACTTTAAATAAACTTGATGCTGAATATGCACAAATGGAAATTCATTTCAAATATTTTATTGATAAAGTTGCCCCCATCAGCGGGCTTAAAAGTATGCTTGATGTGGATTGTTCTTTTTCTGCAAAATTAACTAAGGGCAGGCCTTTGGATTTCACCCTGGGTGTTGCCGTTCCTTTCACTTCTTTGTGTCCTTGTAGTAAAGAAATTTCTAAATATGGAGCTCACAATCAACGAGGATTAATGAAGGTGAAAATTAAATATACAAGTGGAAAATTTATTTGGATTGAGGATTTAGTAGCATTAATGGAAGCACAAGGTAGTTGTCCTATCTATCCATTGTTAAAACGTGAAGATGAAAAATATGTAACAGAACACGCGTATGAGAATGCTAAATTTGTTGAAGATATATTACGAGATCTGGTGTTAGCGTTACGCCAGCAGAAGTTTATCAGCTGGTTTGAAATACAATGTGAGAATTACGAGTCAATTCACAACCATAGTGCCTATGCAAAGCATGTTGAGCATGTAAATAATTAA
- the queC gene encoding 7-cyano-7-deazaguanine synthase QueC, with the protein MRSVLSVKAVVLLSGGLDSTVCMAVAHSQGYELFPISFNYNQRHSRELESATTVAQYYKVTKHIVIETNMNAIGGSALTDEHLEVPSGSNATHDIPITYVPARNLIFLSYALGYAEVTGADKIFIGVNALDYSGYPDCRPEFIDLFQEVADYSTKAGVQDQRKIRIETPLLHLTKKDIVILGHSLNAPLELTTSCYKGESAACGECDSCLLRLKGFSEANITDPILYKTRSE; encoded by the coding sequence ATTAGGAGTGTGTTAAGCGTGAAAGCAGTTGTTTTATTATCGGGTGGTCTAGACTCTACTGTATGTATGGCTGTAGCTCATAGTCAGGGCTACGAGCTTTTCCCTATTAGTTTTAATTATAATCAACGTCATTCCAGAGAATTAGAAAGTGCTACTACTGTAGCTCAGTATTATAAAGTTACTAAACATATCGTTATTGAAACTAATATGAATGCGATAGGAGGTAGCGCTTTAACTGATGAGCACCTGGAAGTACCATCAGGCAGCAATGCAACCCATGATATCCCTATTACCTATGTGCCTGCTAGAAATTTAATTTTCCTAAGTTATGCTTTAGGATATGCAGAAGTAACAGGAGCAGATAAAATTTTCATTGGTGTAAATGCTCTTGATTATTCAGGTTATCCTGACTGCCGTCCTGAATTTATTGATCTATTTCAAGAAGTTGCTGATTATAGTACAAAAGCAGGAGTGCAAGATCAGCGAAAAATAAGAATAGAAACCCCCTTACTACATTTAACTAAAAAAGACATTGTCATCTTAGGTCACAGTTTAAATGCTCCTCTAGAATTGACTACCAGCTGTTATAAAGGGGAATCGGCTGCTTGTGGCGAGTGTGATAGTTGTCTGCTACGTTTAAAAGGTTTCTCTGAAGCAAATATAACAGATCCCATTTTATATAAAACTAGGAGTGAATAA